In Malus sylvestris chromosome 15, drMalSylv7.2, whole genome shotgun sequence, a single genomic region encodes these proteins:
- the LOC126603437 gene encoding serine/threonine-protein kinase SAPK2-like isoform X2 encodes MERYEIVKDIGSGNFGVAKLVKDKWSGELFAIKFIERGQKVLLTPNDLAIVMEYAAGGELFEKICNAGRFSEDEARYFFQQLISGVSYCHSMQICHRDLKLENTLLDGSSAPRLKICDFGYSKSSVLHSQPKSTVGTPAYIAPEVLSRKEYDGKIADVWSCGVTLYVMLVGAYPFEDPEDPRNFRKTLQRILSVHYSIPGYVRVSMECRHLLSRIFTANPEKRITIPEIKQHPWFLKNIPVEFMEENGLPNNDQNYESSSQSNEEILAIIQEGRKAAANGAKYGGRLLGSMDLDELDDADIDDIETSGDFVCAL; translated from the exons atggAAAGGTACGAGATAGTGAAGGATATTGGGTCTGGGAATTTTGGGGTTGCAAAGCTGGTGAAGGACAAATGGAGTGGCGAGCTCTTTGCTATCAAGTTCATTGAGAGAGGCCAGAag GTGCTGTTAACACCAAACGATTTAGCAATTGTGATGGAATATGCTGCTGGGGGAGAACTTTTTGAAAAAATATGCAATGCTGGTCGATTCAGCGAGGACGAG GCAAGATATTTTTTTCAGCAGCTGATATCAGGAGTCAGTTATTGTCATTCAATG CAAATTTGCCACAGAGATCTTAAATTGGAGAACACTCTTCTGGATGGAAGCTCGGCGCCGCGTCTCAAAATTTGCGATTTTGGTTATTCCAAG TCATCTGTGTTGCATTCCCAACCGAAATCAACTGTTGGAACACCGGCATACATTGCACCGGAAGTCCTGTCAAGAAAAGAGTATGATGGGAAG ATTGCGGATGTTTGGTCCTGTGGGGTTACCTTATATGTCATGCTTGTTGGTGCTTATCCCTTTGAAGATCCAGAAGATCCAAGAAATTTCAGAAAAACACTTCAG AGGATTCTTAGTGTCCACTATTCAATTCCGGGCTATGTACGTGTTTCCATGGAATGCAGACATCTCCTTTCCCGAATCTTCACTGCTAACCCTGAAAAG AGAATAACCATCCCTGAAATAAAGCAGCATCCATGGTTTCTAAAAAACATCCCAGTAGAATTCATGGAGGAAAATGGCCTCCCAAACAATGACCAAAATTATGAATCATCATCCCAAAGCAATGAAGAAATATTGGCAATAATTCAAGAAGGTAGAAAAGCTGCTGCGAACGGCGCCAAATATGGCGGACGTTTACTTGGGAGCATGGATCTTGATGAGTTAGACGATGCTGACATAGATGATATAGAGACAAGTGGTGATTTTGTTTGTGCGTTATGA
- the LOC126603437 gene encoding serine/threonine-protein kinase SAPK2-like isoform X1, whose product MERYEIVKDIGSGNFGVAKLVKDKWSGELFAIKFIERGQKIDEHVQREIMNHRSLKHPNIIRFKEVLLTPNDLAIVMEYAAGGELFEKICNAGRFSEDEARYFFQQLISGVSYCHSMQICHRDLKLENTLLDGSSAPRLKICDFGYSKSSVLHSQPKSTVGTPAYIAPEVLSRKEYDGKIADVWSCGVTLYVMLVGAYPFEDPEDPRNFRKTLQRILSVHYSIPGYVRVSMECRHLLSRIFTANPEKRITIPEIKQHPWFLKNIPVEFMEENGLPNNDQNYESSSQSNEEILAIIQEGRKAAANGAKYGGRLLGSMDLDELDDADIDDIETSGDFVCAL is encoded by the exons atggAAAGGTACGAGATAGTGAAGGATATTGGGTCTGGGAATTTTGGGGTTGCAAAGCTGGTGAAGGACAAATGGAGTGGCGAGCTCTTTGCTATCAAGTTCATTGAGAGAGGCCAGAag attgatgagcatgtACAGAGGGAGATTATGAACCACAGGTCCTTGAAGCATCCAAATATAATAAGATTTAAAGAG GTGCTGTTAACACCAAACGATTTAGCAATTGTGATGGAATATGCTGCTGGGGGAGAACTTTTTGAAAAAATATGCAATGCTGGTCGATTCAGCGAGGACGAG GCAAGATATTTTTTTCAGCAGCTGATATCAGGAGTCAGTTATTGTCATTCAATG CAAATTTGCCACAGAGATCTTAAATTGGAGAACACTCTTCTGGATGGAAGCTCGGCGCCGCGTCTCAAAATTTGCGATTTTGGTTATTCCAAG TCATCTGTGTTGCATTCCCAACCGAAATCAACTGTTGGAACACCGGCATACATTGCACCGGAAGTCCTGTCAAGAAAAGAGTATGATGGGAAG ATTGCGGATGTTTGGTCCTGTGGGGTTACCTTATATGTCATGCTTGTTGGTGCTTATCCCTTTGAAGATCCAGAAGATCCAAGAAATTTCAGAAAAACACTTCAG AGGATTCTTAGTGTCCACTATTCAATTCCGGGCTATGTACGTGTTTCCATGGAATGCAGACATCTCCTTTCCCGAATCTTCACTGCTAACCCTGAAAAG AGAATAACCATCCCTGAAATAAAGCAGCATCCATGGTTTCTAAAAAACATCCCAGTAGAATTCATGGAGGAAAATGGCCTCCCAAACAATGACCAAAATTATGAATCATCATCCCAAAGCAATGAAGAAATATTGGCAATAATTCAAGAAGGTAGAAAAGCTGCTGCGAACGGCGCCAAATATGGCGGACGTTTACTTGGGAGCATGGATCTTGATGAGTTAGACGATGCTGACATAGATGATATAGAGACAAGTGGTGATTTTGTTTGTGCGTTATGA